One window of the Alphaproteobacteria bacterium genome contains the following:
- the greA gene encoding transcription elongation factor GreA, translating into MIKEPMTAEGFRRVEAELKRLKSEERPAVIKAIEEARAHGDLSENAEYHAAKERQAFIEGRVAELEDKVSRAEVIDLSTLSGTTVMFGATVSVVDEETDEESTYQIVGTEEADIKQGRLSIAAPLARALIGKSVGDSAEVKTPKGPRSYEIISLKYTQSS; encoded by the coding sequence ATGATCAAAGAACCCATGACCGCCGAAGGCTTTCGGCGCGTTGAAGCAGAATTGAAACGCCTCAAGAGCGAAGAGCGTCCGGCCGTCATCAAGGCGATAGAAGAGGCCCGCGCGCATGGCGATCTTTCGGAGAACGCCGAATACCATGCGGCGAAAGAACGGCAGGCGTTTATCGAGGGGCGGGTTGCTGAACTTGAGGACAAAGTCAGCCGCGCCGAAGTCATCGACCTATCGACGTTGTCGGGCACCACGGTAATGTTCGGGGCGACGGTGTCCGTCGTCGACGAAGAGACCGACGAGGAATCGACCTACCAAATCGTCGGGACCGAGGAAGCCGATATCAAGCAAGGGAGATTGTCGATTGCGGCGCCGCTCGCGCGGGCGCTGATTGGCAAGTCCGTCGGCGATTCGGCAGAGGTCAAGACGCCCAAGGGCCCGCGGTCCTACGAAATAATTTCCCTGAAATACACTCAGTCGAGCTAG
- the carB gene encoding carbamoyl-phosphate synthase large subunit: MPKRTDIESILIIGAGPIVIGQACEFDYSGSQACKALKEEGYRIILVNSNPATIMTDPDLAHATYIEPITPEFVAKIIAKERPDALLPTMGGQTALNTALALADDGTLKKYGVELIGANEEAIAKAENRLLFRDAMTKIGLESPKSQIAHTMAEALDALEFVGLPAIIRPSYTLGGTGGGVAYNREEFEQIIARGLEASPTNEVLVEESVLGWKEYEMEVVRDRNDNAIIICSIENVDPMGVHTGDSVTVAPALTLTDKEYQIMRNASIACLREIGVETGGSNVQFAVDPKTGRLVVIEMNPRVSRSSALASKATGFPIAKVAARLAVGYTLDELENDITKVTPASFEPTIDYVVTKIPRFTFEKFRGAEPILSTSMKSVGVAMSMGRTFAESLQKALRSMETGLTGLDEVNLPDFQGNDTNTIRAALTKQTPDRILLIAQAIRAGLTLEDIQECCHYDMWFIEQIAEIVAQEALVRERGLPETRDGLSELKRMGFSDARLATLAGKTEAEVTAQRHALGVHPVYKRVDTCAAEYEAHTPYLYSTYEYDRDDTAGEAENEAAPSDREKIVILGGGPNRIGQGIEFDYCCVHAAYALTDSGYETIMVNCNPETVSTDYDTSDRLYFEPLTAEDVLEIVRAESANGTLKGVIVQFGGQTPLKLAGDLAAAGVPILGTSPDAIDLAEDRQRFQELLGAVDLKQPPNGIAFTAEQAETVAERLGYPVVIRPSYVLGGRAMEIVRDRASLHRFIGEAMRLSGRNPVLIDSYLDNAIEIDVDAIADGDDVFVAGIMEHIEEAGIHSGDSACSLPPYSLGAETIEELRRQTEVLARALGVVGLMNIQFAIKDKEIFILEVNPRASRTVPFVAKAISIPIAKVAARVMAGEKLASFALTQPILNHVAVKEAVFPFARFPGVDTLLGPEMKSTGEVMGIDTTFDRAFAKSQLASGTTLPLTGKVFISVRDSDKKQIVGAARQLIALGFGIVATRGTAAFFEAEGIAVEGVNKVLEGRPHIVDAMKNGDIQLVLNTTDGAQAVADSFTLRRTALTNAVPYYTTVAGSRAAVMAIARLREGSLDVAPLQSYFDGSSR, translated from the coding sequence ATGCCCAAACGGACCGACATCGAGAGCATCCTCATCATCGGCGCCGGGCCGATCGTGATCGGGCAGGCGTGCGAGTTCGACTATTCGGGGTCTCAGGCCTGCAAGGCGCTAAAGGAAGAGGGCTACCGGATCATCCTGGTCAATTCGAACCCGGCCACGATCATGACCGATCCCGACTTGGCCCACGCGACCTACATCGAGCCGATTACCCCGGAGTTCGTCGCCAAAATTATCGCCAAGGAAAGGCCCGACGCGTTATTGCCGACAATGGGCGGGCAGACCGCGCTAAATACGGCGCTAGCCCTGGCCGACGACGGGACGTTGAAGAAATACGGCGTCGAGTTGATCGGCGCCAACGAAGAAGCGATCGCCAAAGCCGAGAACCGGCTGTTGTTCCGCGACGCGATGACCAAGATCGGCCTCGAAAGCCCGAAGAGCCAGATTGCACACACGATGGCTGAGGCCTTGGACGCGTTGGAATTCGTCGGCCTGCCGGCGATCATCCGGCCCTCCTACACCCTGGGCGGGACCGGCGGCGGGGTTGCCTACAATCGCGAAGAATTCGAGCAGATCATCGCCCGCGGCCTTGAGGCCTCGCCCACCAACGAGGTGCTGGTCGAGGAATCGGTGCTGGGCTGGAAAGAATACGAAATGGAGGTCGTTCGCGACCGCAACGACAACGCGATCATTATTTGTTCGATCGAGAACGTCGATCCGATGGGCGTCCATACCGGGGATTCGGTCACCGTTGCCCCGGCGCTCACGCTGACGGACAAAGAATACCAAATTATGCGCAACGCCTCGATCGCCTGTCTGCGCGAGATCGGGGTCGAAACCGGCGGCTCCAACGTCCAATTCGCGGTCGACCCGAAGACCGGCCGGTTGGTCGTCATCGAAATGAACCCGCGGGTCTCGCGCTCGTCCGCGCTGGCCTCCAAGGCGACCGGCTTCCCCATTGCGAAGGTCGCTGCCCGCCTCGCGGTCGGCTACACGCTGGACGAACTTGAAAATGACATCACCAAGGTGACGCCGGCGTCGTTCGAACCGACCATCGACTATGTCGTCACCAAAATACCCCGCTTCACCTTCGAGAAGTTCCGGGGCGCCGAGCCGATCCTGTCGACCTCGATGAAGTCGGTCGGCGTGGCGATGTCGATGGGCCGAACCTTCGCCGAAAGCCTGCAAAAAGCGTTGCGGTCGATGGAAACCGGTTTGACCGGACTCGACGAGGTCAATTTGCCCGACTTCCAAGGCAACGACACCAACACGATCCGCGCCGCGCTGACCAAGCAGACGCCGGACCGCATCCTCCTAATCGCCCAGGCGATTCGCGCCGGTCTAACGCTCGAAGATATTCAGGAATGTTGCCACTACGACATGTGGTTCATCGAACAAATCGCGGAGATCGTCGCGCAAGAGGCTCTTGTTCGGGAACGCGGCCTGCCCGAAACGCGTGACGGACTTTCCGAGCTGAAAAGGATGGGATTCTCGGATGCCCGCCTAGCGACCTTGGCGGGCAAGACCGAGGCCGAGGTAACGGCGCAGCGCCACGCACTCGGCGTTCATCCCGTCTATAAGCGGGTCGATACCTGCGCGGCCGAGTACGAGGCGCACACGCCTTACCTTTATTCGACCTACGAATACGACCGCGACGACACCGCCGGCGAAGCCGAAAACGAAGCGGCGCCCAGCGACCGCGAGAAGATCGTTATTTTAGGCGGCGGACCCAACCGCATCGGCCAAGGCATCGAGTTCGACTATTGTTGCGTCCATGCCGCCTATGCCCTGACAGACAGCGGCTATGAAACGATCATGGTCAACTGCAATCCGGAAACCGTATCGACCGACTACGATACGTCGGACCGGCTGTACTTCGAGCCGCTGACGGCCGAGGACGTGCTGGAGATCGTCCGAGCCGAAAGCGCCAACGGCACCCTCAAGGGCGTCATCGTGCAGTTCGGCGGGCAAACGCCGTTGAAGCTCGCGGGCGACCTTGCCGCCGCCGGCGTACCGATTCTCGGCACCTCGCCCGACGCAATCGACCTAGCCGAGGACCGCCAGCGCTTTCAGGAACTCCTCGGAGCGGTCGACCTCAAACAGCCGCCCAACGGGATCGCCTTCACGGCGGAACAAGCCGAAACCGTCGCCGAGCGACTCGGCTATCCCGTCGTCATCCGGCCTTCCTACGTCTTGGGTGGCAGGGCGATGGAAATCGTCCGCGACCGCGCGTCACTCCACCGCTTCATCGGCGAAGCGATGCGCCTGTCGGGGCGCAATCCCGTGTTGATCGACAGCTACCTCGACAACGCCATCGAAATCGACGTCGATGCAATTGCCGACGGGGACGACGTTTTTGTCGCCGGGATCATGGAACACATCGAAGAGGCCGGCATCCACTCGGGCGACTCGGCCTGTTCCCTGCCGCCCTACTCGCTTGGCGCGGAAACGATTGAGGAATTGCGGCGGCAGACCGAGGTTTTGGCGCGCGCGTTAGGCGTCGTCGGGCTGATGAACATCCAATTTGCGATCAAGGATAAAGAGATCTTCATCCTCGAGGTTAACCCCCGAGCGAGCCGGACCGTGCCCTTCGTCGCCAAGGCAATCAGTATTCCGATCGCGAAGGTCGCTGCACGCGTGATGGCGGGCGAGAAGCTTGCATCGTTCGCCTTGACGCAGCCGATACTCAACCATGTCGCGGTTAAGGAAGCCGTCTTTCCGTTCGCCCGGTTCCCGGGAGTCGACACGTTGCTCGGCCCGGAGATGAAATCGACCGGCGAAGTGATGGGGATCGACACGACCTTCGACCGCGCCTTCGCCAAATCCCAACTGGCTTCGGGAACGACGCTGCCGCTGACCGGCAAGGTATTCATATCGGTGCGCGACAGCGACAAGAAGCAGATCGTCGGTGCGGCTCGGCAATTGATCGCGCTCGGCTTTGGCATTGTGGCGACGCGCGGCACCGCCGCATTCTTCGAGGCCGAAGGGATCGCGGTGGAAGGCGTCAACAAAGTTCTCGAGGGCCGGCCCCACATCGTCGATGCGATGAAGAACGGCGACATTCAACTCGTCCTCAACACAACCGACGGGGCCCAGGCGGTCGCCGATAGCTTTACGTTGCGGCGCACGGCGCTGACGAACGCCGTACCCTACTACACGACCGTGGCTGGATCGCGCGCGGCCGTGATGGCAATCGCACGGCTCCGTGAAGGCAGCCTTGATGTCGCCCCGCTGCAATCCTATTTTGACGGTTCGTCCCGGTAA